Proteins from one Salmo salar chromosome ssa07, Ssal_v3.1, whole genome shotgun sequence genomic window:
- the LOC106608902 gene encoding proline-, glutamic acid- and leucine-rich protein 1-like: protein MALTAAWMHGPSNMRLTEGLVSVLKEQRPEYLPALLANYREHGVFSTQSTGAVGGLVGLSNAKLGNSKTKFEGLCLLSVLVKDSSSDVFQQHSLSWLRSLQQVIQSQDPLPSVQLAVGVLQDLLQYSSQLPELAREVGLNSVLGILTSLLVLRSEVACECYGRLTRLGGVVERGGGGCRAEGWTNQLHCLLASANAILAKLYQGSESEGTTPSSCCSYNTDTELPAWLSNIHSVRLPVQQVLNLVCRALAVSSKSINVTGDGCVRLLVLPAIHKDTLQVLHALITALGSGLVQYSSVLQRLFSQTLSAWTPLPETSLGQQRAFSAVRVSLYRTLELWVRVGGASASVFQGSPTHSELLLAHLLGDITPGADSVRPSNSPQLRDLVSSKPCPKSRKPGLAVSGGGGASFQRKGDSLANQDTCLSALRALRQVILTSGSLLKEDIHIYILVI from the exons ATGGCTTTAACAGCGGCTTGGATGCATGGCCCCTCCAATATGCGACTAACGGAGGGTCTGGTGTCTGTTCTGAAAGAGCAGCGGCCCGAATATTTACCTGCACTTTTAGCGAATTACCGGGAGCACGGCGTGTTCTCGACACAG AGTACTGGAGCTGTCGGTGGACTCGTGGGACTCAGCAACGCCAAACTCGGCAACAGCAAAACCAAGTTCGAGGGGCTGTGTCTTCTCTCAGTGCTGGTCAAAGACAGTTCTAGTGATGTGTTCCAACAACACTCTCTCTCATGGCTACGGTCCCTACAACAGGTCATACAG tcCCAGGATCCTCTCCCGTCCGTCCAGCTAGCGGTGGGTGTCctccaggacctgctccagtatTCCTCCCAGTTACCTGAGCTGGCCAGGGAGGTGGGCCTCAACTCTGTCCTGGGGATCCTCACATCCCTGCTAGTCCTCAGGTCTGAG gTAGCATGTGAGTGTTATGGTCGTCTGACCCGTTTGGGCGgagtggtggagagagggggCGGCGGGTGCAGAGCCGAGGGATGGACCAATCAGCTTCACTGCCTGCTGGCCTCGGCCAATGCCATACTGGCAAAACTCTACCAGGGCTCTGAATCAG AAGGGACA ACCCCCTCCTCCTGCTGCAGTTACAACACAGATACAGAGCTGCCTGCCTGGCTCTCAAACATACACTcag TGCGTCTACCTGTACAGCAGGTGCTCAACCTGGTCTGTCGTGCCCTGGCAGTCAGCTCCAAGAGCATA AATGTAACAGGTGATGGGTGTGTGAGGCTGCTGGTGTTGCCTGCCATTCACAAAGATACTCTACAGGTGCTGCACGCTCTCATCACAGC TTTAGGCAGTGGGTTGGTGCAGTACTCCAGTGTGCTacagagactgttctctcagacCCTGTCTGCCTGGACCCCTCTACCTGAAACCAGCCTGGGACAACAGAGAGCATTcag TGCAGTGCGTGTGTCCTTGTACCGTACCTTAGAACTCTGGGTAAGAGTGGGAGGAGCCTCAGCCAGTGTCTTTCAGGGAAGCCCCACCCACTCCGAGCTCCTACTGGCCCACCTGCTGGGTGACATCACACCAGGGGCGGACTCTGTTAGG ccctCTAACTCTCCTCAGCTCCGTGATCTGGTTTCCAGCAAGCCCTGCCCGAAAAGCCGGAAGCCCGGATTGGCTGTGAGTGGCGGGGGCGGAGCCTCTTTCCAGAGGAAAGGAGACTCGCTGGCCAATCAGGACACCTGCCTGTCTGCACTCAGAG CATTGAGACAGGTCATACTAACCAGTGGATCTCTACTGAAGGAAgatatacacatttacattttagtcatttag
- the LOC106608932 gene encoding mediator of RNA polymerase II transcription subunit 11 isoform X2, with protein sequence MANDRLRALEEVENQIATILQCAGNVVLELSKDKHNASFLDRQLSQFTGSVNRVETELSSQIRYLTQVATGQPHEGSTYSARKDCQMALNRAEYTRVKLGELGRTCEVMLDPQP encoded by the exons ATGGCGAATGACCGACTGCGAGCTTTGGAAGAGGTTGAGAATCAAATTGCAACGATTCTGCAGTGCGCAG GCAACGTTGTGTTGGAGCTGTCTAAAGACAAGCACAACGCCAGTTTCCTGGACAGACAGCTCAGCCAGTTTACTGGATCCGTCAATAGAGTGGAGACTGAGCTCAGCTCACAAATCAGATACCTCACACAG GTTGCCACAGGCCAGCCCCACGAAGGCTCCACGTACTCGGCCAGAAAAGACTGTCAAATGGCCTTGAACCGAGCAGAATACACCAGGGTCAAACTGGGAGAGCTGGGACGCACCTGCGAAGTCATGCTGGATCCACAACCCTGA
- the LOC106608932 gene encoding mediator of RNA polymerase II transcription subunit 11 isoform X1, giving the protein MTDCELWKRLRIKLQRFCSAQVRLPLDAATRVQIHCNVVLELSKDKHNASFLDRQLSQFTGSVNRVETELSSQIRYLTQVATGQPHEGSTYSARKDCQMALNRAEYTRVKLGELGRTCEVMLDPQP; this is encoded by the exons ATGACCGACTGCGAGCTTTGGAAGAGGTTGAGAATCAAATTGCAACGATTCTGCAGTGCGCAGGTTCGTCTACCCCTGGATGCAGCAACAAGAGTTCAAATACATT GCAACGTTGTGTTGGAGCTGTCTAAAGACAAGCACAACGCCAGTTTCCTGGACAGACAGCTCAGCCAGTTTACTGGATCCGTCAATAGAGTGGAGACTGAGCTCAGCTCACAAATCAGATACCTCACACAG GTTGCCACAGGCCAGCCCCACGAAGGCTCCACGTACTCGGCCAGAAAAGACTGTCAAATGGCCTTGAACCGAGCAGAATACACCAGGGTCAAACTGGGAGAGCTGGGACGCACCTGCGAAGTCATGCTGGATCCACAACCCTGA